The following is a genomic window from Nymphaea colorata isolate Beijing-Zhang1983 chromosome 3, ASM883128v2, whole genome shotgun sequence.
aaatataCAAACCGGTCCAGTCTCAACCTGACTCAGAAGGGTGGCTGCACCACCTCAGATGCTAGAACTGCATGCACCACCTGTCACAAAGAAACCGAACTCCATGGAAAGAAGCCATGCTCGTGGCGTGCAcatgtctctctctccatcAATTTTAGTATTGTGGAGATCATTGAAGGCACTTGGTAGGCATGCTTGTCACTTCCGATCTAATTTAAACCAGCATCCCTGCCTTTGGGTTATGATTCGATTTGATTGAATACCGCCGCCTTCACCACCACCAGCGCCACCACAACCATCGTTGCCAACTGTTCTAATTGACAGAAATGGCTGTGACAAATATGCGAAGTCTGAGGAACAATAGATGGTTGGTGTTCGTTGGTGGGATATGGCTACAAACATTCGGTGGCATTGGCTATCTCTTTGGTATAATCTCTCCACTAATAAAATCATCGCTTGGATACAATCAGAAGCAGATCAGTGCTCTTGGAGTGGCAAAGGACATCGGAGACAGTCTGGGACTCATCCCTGGCTGCCTATCTCATGTCTTCCCGCACTGGGCCCTTCTCTTGGTTGGTGCACTTCTTAATTCTGTTGGGTACGGCATCATTTACCTTGTGGTCTCCCATGAAATCAACTCCCTTCGTTTCTCGATTGTTTGTTTCCTTATATGTTTAGGAACTAGTGGAGAAACCTATTTCACTACTGTTGCTCTGGTTTGTAGTGTCAAGAACTTTCCTAAGAGCAGGGGACCTGTAGTTGGTATGCTCAAGGGGTTCTCGGCTCTGTGTGGTGCAATTTTTGCTCAAATTTATGCATCCATGTTCGTGGGGAATGAGGAGAAATTCATTCTCATGGTGGCTGTTGCTCCTTCTGTTATTGCTCTTTCAACCATGCCTGTTTTAAGGACAGTAGATGGATGTAAAGAGACGTACCCCTTTGATGAGaccattttcaatttcttctatGCCGTTTGCCTCCTATTGGCTGCTTACCTTATGTTAGTCGTCCTTCTCCAAGATGTGCTACTGAAGAAACTGATGAGTAACACTGTAAACGAAATTCTTACGGTCTTGTTGGTGATAATGTTGATTTTTCCGTTTGTTTTTTCGGTGATAACCACCTTGAGGAACATGAACGATAGAACTAGGACGGACGAGAAAGGCCAGAATCTCGATTCATGTCTTCTGGTCCGAGCAGAGGAgatgacaagtgaaacagaAGATGAAAGCTTCAAAGATGTGAACTTGAGGCCAGAATGCGACAGAAGAGCCGTTCCCCACCAGAGAGCTGACTACCTGTACGCAGTAGCAGAAGGTGCACTTAGAATCAAGAAAAGGAGAGGCCCGAGGAGAGGAGAAGACTTCACTCTCACACAGGCACTAATTAAGGCTGACTTCTGGCTAATGGTTATGTCTCTGATTTTCGCCTCTGGCACTGgtctaaccattatagacaacCTTGGACAGATGAGTCAGTCGATGGGTTACAAAAGTAGCCATGTATTCGTGTCCCTCATGAGCATTTGGAACTTCCTTGGTAGGATTGCAGGAGGTTATGTTTCTGAATTACTCGTACGAAATCACGCCTGTCCGCGCCCTGTCTCCATGATTGTCGCAGAGGTGGCTATGGCAGTTGGACTGATAATATTAGCCATGTCATTAGCAGGATCAATGTATATAGGAACCATGCTTATAGGCCTTGGTCATGGAGTACACTGGGCTGTTGCACCGGCTACTGTTTCTGAAATATTTGGTCTGAAACATTTTGCAACTCTTTACAACTTCCTCACCATGACAAGCCCTACAGGagctttcttcttctcaagtGCAGTTGCAGGGACCATGTATGATTTGGAAGCTCAGAAACAGCAAAAAAGATACGGTAGATATGGACAAGAGTGTGTGGGAGATTCATGCTTCTTTGCTGCTTACTTGATCATGGCTGGAGTCTGCATTGCTGCATCAGTGTCCAGCCTCGTGTTGGTCTACAGGACAAGAGTGGTTTACAAGAGCATATACGGGAGAACAATGATTTCCGGTCAAGATCAGGCTGGTAAAGAAGAAGGCTTCTTGACAGAATGAGGGAATCAGACCAAtcaatttttcttgtatatatagtCACGATAAAGATTATCAAGTGTGCGCTGCTACTGTTATTGCTCTTGTTACTGTAGTATTTCATGTCGATTGTCGAGTTTTCGACGAAACGAATAGCTTACTTTCGTACATTATCGCAATAGTACGCTCATTTTCCTCACGGATGACGATAGTAGTGGCATTGAGCAACACCTTGCCCAAGTAAACttaacaatctctctctctctcacacacacacacacacacatgcaggCAGGTGCAGAGGCAGAGCCAGAAGGAATAATTGCCCGTAGTGTACAAATGTGTGACCACCCCTGCAGAAaaagttgattcatttgatacAAAAAGGCTGCAAGTGTGTGTGACCACCCCTGCAGAAaaagttgattcatttgatacAAAAAGGCTGCAAGTGTATATGACCACCACAAATAACAGTTTGACATGGGGGTAGGAAATATAAGATAGACAGAGATGAAGAGACCATAAAACCGGATGACAATGGACACATTTTGTGAATTTCTTAGTCTTTGTAAGTAGTTGATGGACCAAGTCTAGATCCCATCCTAGGCTAGTATGACGAGGCAGCAACCGATTGCATCGGCTACAACAGTTCGCAAGCTGATTTTGAGgaaacgggaaaaaaaaaaggggtgtCTACAGATGTCAGGAATTGGATAAGACTAAAACATGGCTAACATTGGCTGCTACACTTAACAAAACCTCGTCAGTTGTCAAACCCCATCTTCTGTTTGCGCCATCTTGACCAGAATAGCAGATATGGTACACCGGTTCAGCTCTGACTAGATGTGAATCCgcctttcaatttcttttgctATTTGCTTTCTTAACCCTACTATCTGTTGCCAAATCTCAAGCATCTATTATGTTTTGCTTCTGCGAAGCTGTCATTTGATGGATTTGTCAGCTTCGACGGCTTGATGGCAGATAGTTTCTCCATTGCATGTATGAACTTCCTTAGGTGCTTGATGTACTCAGGATAAGTCTCCAAGTTGCAGTGGCCTCCACCCTTTATCCATAGAGGCTCGTACTTCTCCTTGGCAAGCTCCCACAGTCTCTTGCCATGAGAGAAATCAACTATATCGTCCTGAGTTCCCTGTCATAGTTCCGGGCAAAGACGTTACATGCTCGGATAAATAATGTTGCAGTCAAGGTGGTAGCATCCACCTTACGCAGTCTTAATCATGTGGACCAGATTACAGGCAATAAATGGATAACAGAAGTAATAATACATTAAACGAGTCATAACATTACAAATGAATTCAATGGAATGTTAGAGAAGAGTCATGTAGAATATGTAGCGCGTTCATCCATGAGGTTTTGTACTAACTTTAATAGGCACTTCAATATAGAGAAGACTCATGTAGAATATGTTGCAAGTTCATCCATGAATCTTGCTAACTTTAATAGGCACTTTAAAATACAATGAAGGATGGACAGAATTTAATTGAAAGAGAATTCAATCCTGTACAGTCGTAACATTGCTAAATTTCATCGCCTGAGCTACTCACTGGGCCACCTTATTTTTGGCATACCAAGATTCAGTTGCGCTCTTGTAGAGCTGGATCTCTTTAGGATGCGCGCTTGTAGAGCTGGATCCCTTTAAGTTTAAGATTTCAACTTTATCTCTACAACATAAGTTACCTTATATCAACAACCTGTTGGTCAGAGACATCAGACAAGTTCCAGACTtttcaaatgtcattttcttttggatatGTAAACAGAAAAGACAGGATTTCCTCTGTTTCAGGAGCTTTATCTTCTCCGATACCTTCTCGGGTCTCAGACACAGCCATAGCCAGTAAGTTTTGAAAAAGACATACAACTTCACCTACAAGGGTAACATACTAAGATCCTTAAGCCAGGCACTCATGGTTTTGCCACACCTCCAGGGTGTCCAGATGAACCTGGACATATTCATCTGTACAAAGCCTAGGATATTCCATTCTAGAAATACATGGCTAGAGTAAGATCACTACGTCATGTCATGACACTTGGAAATTGGGCATCTCAACACTAATAGCGTATCTCATCTGCATCAAGATGCCTATCCTTCATGCTTCATGTTCTGCATAGATATCTTGTGATTGAAGGCACTATCTCACTAGTGTCTTAACGTTTgtcattcacattcataaagtCCTGCCAATAACTGGACCTAATAATATGCAACAAAATTTGCACAGGCATATCACTCTAGTCTGTACTCAGGGTTGTGCAGCCATAAGCTCAGAGGTGCCGCCATCATTTTAGACCATCAAGCTCTAAGCAACCAAACTCGGTGCATCCAATGTCCAACTGGTACCACTATCTGCCTTCAAAATTCCACCACCGCCAAGACAAGCATGACTTGTAAATTTGCCTGCTATGTTGTAGACCAACTAAGCACTCAGTACCTAGTACTATCAATCACTGCCAATGGTCCACCATCAATAGCCTTTTGCAGTAACCAACTTAATTTCCACCTCTATACTGATTTCACCATTAGCAATGTAGCATTAAAACCACAATTTGCAGCCACCAAATGTAATTATCATGCAACATCTATGCATACCAGTAACACCACAGAAATTCACTAAGACTGCAATTTTGCCTCTATCAGCATCACCAACAGAGTGACACAAGTTCACTTTTGTGAATGCATTCACTTCCCCCATGTCTACATCTCAGAAAGCCTATTGACCATCTCAAACTTCAACTCCACCTCCCTATCAAGATGTCTAAACACCCAATGACATTTTCTTAGGAGgatatttttcatgtttacaATAACATTGCTATGGTTGCCAGTCATAAATAAagcgagaaaaaaaaacacacccACACAGTCAGACAAACAGTATGTATCTCAAAACCGCCCTTTCTTACTTTATGACCAAATGTACAAAATAGAATGCAAAGGTTGCTGTTTCAGAGGAAAATATTTTGTTTGTGAAATGCACAATAAATCGACCTGAATATATGACACGGTGCTTTCCATGAAACCACCCCAGAGGATTTTACTTGGATGACGTAAAATAATTTTGAACAAATGATTCCCctataagaaagaaaactatGTATAAAAGGACAACCTCCTCTTCCCCTCCTTCTCCCATGCACAGAAAATTCAGTTATCCCATATTAAAGAATAACTGGTAAATGTTCCAGCAGATCCATAAGTTCATTTTAAAGGTATACCATCATAACATATAAATGTCTTGAACAGTTAACAATTTCCTGACTTCCCATAATCCACAGATTCCCTCATATTCCTAAAAGTTTTATCCTTGAATTATGTCAAATAATGAAATTTCACTTTTAACCTTGAGAAGATTCAGAATTTCCTGATAAAAATTTAGATGATTATATACCAAGAAATTTATGTGTATTGGACATGCCATCGCATTTTGTGGAAGGCGGAAAAAACATTCTAGAGGTTTTACATAGGCTTGAATTTCAAGGACATAGCACGGGAGATTTGTTAAAGCTGTTTGACAATTCTTGAATATAAAGTTTAGATTGGGAAATTTCTCAATTTTACAAAGGACATTTTGTCTTCAGTTGACAGACAAAGCATCATTTTATAAAGTATTCAATGTGCTAGATAGATACCATAGTTTTAGTATAAAATTCATCAGAAAGTAGAAaagtagaactttttttttttctgaggcaaatgaatgacttactTAGAAGAACCACTTGCTCGATGGATTTGTAATGAAAGAAGTTTGTAACTATTGAAGAAGTTTTACGGCAACGGGGAAAGTTTCACAAATACCTGATTCTTTTCTCTCTATTGGGTACTTCTGCACTTgtacaagaaaataaatttcttgATTGTGGAGTTATGCATCACATCACATTGTCCATATCAAATGATATATACTGTCCTACAAGAGTAACACAAATTTTTGCTGTAACAAATGGCAGTTCATCTCTCATTAAAGTCGAATAATGTATTCAACTTTCTTTAAAGTAGTATTATTTGCATACGTTGTATGCATGGCCACCCTTGCACTTTCTTCATGAGAATGAATTTAAATGTGCACATGAAACAATAAATAGGAAATTTCACCACTTTCTAAATTCTTGAATGTCAATATGTTCCTGCAGGTCCACTCAGACAAATTTGGCATTGGCTAGACAACCAAGATTCCAATTAAAAGCCCTCATTTACTTGCACAGAtatttggaaaggaaaaaaaaaatagcttgCCCATGACACCAGACGATATAATAAGAACTCTAGGTATTTATGTTTTGGTGGCACTTAATAGCCAACTTCCTTCTACTGCTGTCTTTTCATGAAACAGGAAGGACCAATAACCTTAGGCACATAAGGTACAAAACATAAATGTCAAAAATGGAAAGCATGCATCATCAACAAACTGTATCCGTGTTACTCTTTATACCTGACCAAAGAAACCATGTATGCAACCAACTAAAACAATTAAGACAGCAACTACTCTTACAGGTTAAAAGATTCTTAGATATACGGGAGGCTTACATGTATTACAAGGACAGGACAGTTGACATGCCGGATCTTGTCAATGTTCTGCAGATAAACCAGGGATTACAAAGTATACACAATAAAGACCACATTCTGTTTTTTAACATATATGAAACATGAGAATGTTGCAGAAGCTGCACTTACCTTGAAGATGTCAAACCAGAAGGTCATCTTGACAGGATAGAGCACACGAATGCCTGACAAGATTGCACTGTGTAGAACAACGGCTCTTAGTTTTGGCAAACGTGCAGCCAAATGTAATGTTGGTCCACTCCCTACCGACTGCCCGTATAGAATAAT
Proteins encoded in this region:
- the LOC116250691 gene encoding uncharacterized protein LOC116250691 — encoded protein: MGNVTSGVAARFAFFPPDPPSYDVYRDEGKFFLSGVAPDKNMDVHMLETKGGNKIVAAFWRHPVAKFTVLYSHGNAADLGQMMELFFELRTHLRVNIMCYDYSGYGASSGKATEFNTYYDIEAVYQCLKREYGIKQEDIILYGQSVGSGPTLHLAARLPKLRAVVLHSAILSGIRVLYPVKMTFWFDIFKNIDKIRHVNCPVLVIHGTQDDIVDFSHGKRLWELAKEKYEPLWIKGGGHCNLETYPEYIKHLRKFIHAMEKLSAIKPSKLTNPSNDSFAEAKHNRCLRFGNR
- the LOC116250379 gene encoding protein NUCLEAR FUSION DEFECTIVE 4-like, whose translation is MAVTNMRSLRNNRWLVFVGGIWLQTFGGIGYLFGIISPLIKSSLGYNQKQISALGVAKDIGDSLGLIPGCLSHVFPHWALLLVGALLNSVGYGIIYLVVSHEINSLRFSIVCFLICLGTSGETYFTTVALVCSVKNFPKSRGPVVGMLKGFSALCGAIFAQIYASMFVGNEEKFILMVAVAPSVIALSTMPVLRTVDGCKETYPFDETIFNFFYAVCLLLAAYLMLVVLLQDVLLKKLMSNTVNEILTVLLVIMLIFPFVFSVITTLRNMNDRTRTDEKGQNLDSCLLVRAEEMTSETEDESFKDVNLRPECDRRAVPHQRADYLYAVAEGALRIKKRRGPRRGEDFTLTQALIKADFWLMVMSLIFASGTGLTIIDNLGQMSQSMGYKSSHVFVSLMSIWNFLGRIAGGYVSELLVRNHACPRPVSMIVAEVAMAVGLIILAMSLAGSMYIGTMLIGLGHGVHWAVAPATVSEIFGLKHFATLYNFLTMTSPTGAFFFSSAVAGTMYDLEAQKQQKRYGRYGQECVGDSCFFAAYLIMAGVCIAASVSSLVLVYRTRVVYKSIYGRTMISGQDQAGKEEGFLTE